A DNA window from Deltaproteobacteria bacterium contains the following coding sequences:
- the infC gene encoding translation initiation factor IF-3, translated as MDIFTRAMARSVPRVRLVGEGVNDIVSADLALRQAEEQGLDLVIVSDKSDPPVVRIQDFKKLEYEKKKARQSKAKTSELKEIQLKVNISDHDLQTKVAAIRRFLERGDKVKVTVRLKGRERETPERAQGLITKVSELVECKVSKLPGPMTIAILEAVK; from the coding sequence GATGGCGCGCTCAGTTCCCCGTGTACGGCTAGTGGGAGAGGGCGTCAATGATATCGTGTCGGCCGATTTGGCCTTGCGTCAAGCCGAAGAGCAAGGTCTAGACCTGGTCATCGTTAGCGATAAATCTGACCCCCCAGTGGTCCGGATCCAGGACTTCAAAAAGCTGGAATACGAGAAAAAGAAGGCCCGCCAAAGTAAGGCTAAGACCTCAGAACTTAAAGAGATTCAGCTCAAGGTCAACATCTCTGATCACGACCTGCAGACCAAGGTGGCAGCCATCCGCCGCTTCCTCGAGCGCGGGGACAAGGTCAAGGTAACGGTCCGCCTGAAAGGGCGTGAGCGTGAGACTCCTGAGCGGGCTCAAGGTCTCATCACTAAGGTATCCGAGCTGGTTGAATGTAAGGTCAGTAAGCTTCCTGGTCCGATGACGATCGCGATTCTGGAAGCCGTTAAGTAA